From Nocardioides sp. HDW12B, the proteins below share one genomic window:
- a CDS encoding sugar transferase, translating into MGGDRTDVRWDAATSDTVARASRATAPDDVLEPTRAVPTVADLDDVTGHTREVPPTAAPQPPGSAPPAPTARLIDRVPAALFAADTFALVIAAFAAGMTFVPAMVHVVVTLAVLVGRSLHRPRLTLSLADDAPALTGALVIGLAASSMVNALVGDMAEWDNLFLVGVTTVTAVLGLRAVAHMVIRYARRHGWANHRALVVGTDPLAQRLAEMMERDPELGLRFAGFLGPSGTASREMVGDLVGHDATQLARLCRRQDISVVIVTTAGRDDEVLTGIRWWGPSGGPTVYVVPKLHALMHSASPDRIRDVALFRVRPTAAHVLAWRVKSLADRIFAAVMLVLVSPIMLLVALAVRLETGPDVLFRQTRIGRGGEPFTLLKFRSMRPVKEGDSARRWSIADSSRLGPVGRFIRKASLDELPQLFNILRGDMSLVGPRPERPHFVDQFTDKYDGYELRHRVRPGLTGWAAVNGLRGDTSIAERAHFDNVYIDNWSLGFDLKVLSMTALAVVKGTGE; encoded by the coding sequence ATGGGTGGGGACCGCACGGACGTCCGCTGGGACGCCGCGACGAGTGACACGGTCGCGCGCGCGTCCCGGGCGACGGCGCCCGACGACGTGCTCGAGCCCACGCGCGCGGTGCCGACCGTGGCGGACCTCGACGACGTGACCGGTCACACCCGCGAGGTGCCGCCGACCGCGGCTCCCCAGCCCCCGGGCTCGGCGCCCCCGGCCCCGACCGCCCGCCTCATCGACCGCGTGCCGGCCGCCCTCTTCGCCGCGGACACGTTCGCCCTCGTGATCGCCGCGTTCGCCGCCGGCATGACCTTCGTGCCGGCGATGGTCCACGTCGTGGTCACGCTCGCCGTGCTGGTCGGCCGCTCGCTGCACCGCCCGCGCCTGACGCTGTCGCTGGCTGACGACGCCCCGGCCCTGACCGGAGCGCTGGTCATCGGTCTGGCCGCCTCGTCGATGGTCAACGCGCTCGTCGGCGACATGGCCGAGTGGGACAACCTGTTCCTGGTCGGGGTCACCACCGTCACCGCCGTGCTGGGGCTCCGCGCGGTCGCCCACATGGTCATCCGCTACGCACGCCGCCACGGCTGGGCCAACCACCGCGCTCTCGTGGTGGGCACGGACCCGCTGGCCCAGCGCCTCGCGGAGATGATGGAGCGCGACCCCGAGCTCGGTCTGCGCTTCGCCGGCTTCCTCGGGCCCTCCGGCACCGCCAGCCGGGAGATGGTGGGTGACCTGGTGGGTCACGACGCCACCCAGCTGGCCCGCCTGTGCCGCCGCCAGGACATCTCGGTCGTCATCGTCACCACCGCGGGCCGCGACGACGAGGTGCTGACCGGCATCCGCTGGTGGGGACCCAGCGGCGGCCCCACCGTCTACGTCGTCCCCAAGCTGCACGCGCTCATGCACTCGGCCTCGCCCGACCGCATCCGCGACGTCGCGCTGTTCCGCGTCCGGCCCACGGCGGCCCACGTCCTCGCGTGGCGGGTGAAGTCGCTGGCCGACCGGATCTTCGCCGCCGTGATGCTCGTGCTGGTCTCGCCGATCATGCTCCTGGTGGCGCTGGCGGTGCGGCTCGAGACCGGGCCGGACGTGCTGTTCCGCCAGACCCGCATCGGCCGCGGGGGCGAACCGTTCACGCTGCTCAAGTTCCGCTCGATGCGCCCGGTCAAGGAGGGCGACTCCGCCCGCCGCTGGTCGATCGCCGACTCGAGCCGTCTGGGTCCGGTGGGCCGCTTCATCCGCAAGGCCTCGCTCGACGAGTTGCCGCAGCTGTTCAACATCCTCCGCGGCGACATGAGCCTCGTCGGCCCGCGCCCGGAGCGACCCCACTTCGTCGACCAGTTCACCGACAAGTACGACGGCTACGAGCTGCGTCACCGCGTCCGCCCCGGCCTGACGGGGTGGGCGGCGGTCAACGGCCTGCGCGGCGACACCTCGATCGCGGAGCGGGCCCACTTCGACAACGTCTACATCGACAACTGGTCCCTGGGGTTCGACCTCAAGGTGCTGTCAATGACCGCGCTCGCGGTCGTGAAGGGAACGGGTGAGTGA